TAAcactatgtatacatattttcaaaacGCTTTTGTTTTCGGATGCTCTCCCGCAGCTTTTCTCAACAACTATAATAATCGCACGCACTGCATCATCCTCCCTATGATTACGCGGTGTGCAATACTCATTGCACACATTCCAAAATAATGTTTGAACGATCCATTTGGATAATACATCGAACGCTGCGTCGTTACTTAAGAAATATATCGCTACGAACCACATTTAatcttattaaaatatatgttgTATACATATCTATGTATATATATTCGATACACGCATCTATGAACATTTAACCCTCTATAGCCCAACAGGTGTCATTGCACTATGCACGTTATCATGTTATTTAATCGTTACCTTAATCCTCGACTGACAGTGACCGCGTCAATTGTTTGACTCGAATCCACGAAACATTATACAACGGTACGTTCATTAAAATTAGATATTTCATGTATTGGgaaaataatatctaaaaaaaATAGTATGAAATTTAGCAGATGAGGGCAAAGAcgaattcaaaatttgattCTGTCATTCAAGGATTATTAGTTGTTCGAAGAACTAATTGTTTATAATCGCATCGATGTGAGGCTGGTTCAAAACATCCACCCAATTCATACTTCAACACGTTTAGATCCCAATGAGTAATAATTACACAACCTAGATAGGCAGTGAACTGCGCATTTGTTACTTTCGGATCAAACGTGTTAACGAGCCTCACAATCTATGAAAAATCTATTATACTGTTTGCGAAGCTCTATGCATAATAtcatattaatacaaatattaataaaatttatgtgcGTTTCAAGCTTGAAGCATTTCAAACTTGCAGCGCTCCGATTTCGCGTCAGTTCTGTTTATAGCACCATCGCaaaatagaaaacaaatttAATCTTTAATTACGTTCAGAAATAATTCGCGACAGAAAGCAGAAATGGTCCATAGAGGGTTAACAGGAAATATCGGTAACTTTGATCGGCATAACATCAATTTGAATCGTTTCGCAGTCGTGTTTCGTTTTAGTATCACGAACGCAAACTGTCGTAACGATGATTCTTCGTTTCTTCGTTAATCATCACAGACGGAAAAAGACTTAATTACCATGTAATAAGGGCCAACAGATTCATATCTTTATTCGCCTGGTTTCCTCGACACAGTTTTCGTTCGATTTCGCTCGATCTCCTCTTACTTGCTCGTTGTTCGGCCGTCGAattcataaaagaaaaataaaagcgGAAAACTGGACACTGCCGTGactgatttctacatttccattgTTTTATTTCGCTGATTTACAAGTTTAATCGATCCCAGGAAACGCACGTTTGTGCGTCAACTAGATACGACGAATAACGAGAGCTTTCTGCACCcaattataaacaataaatCGTGCGTGCAGAAGAATACAACAAATCGCTGTAGTTAACGTTGCTTAAACTATGCACAAATTTCACAAACATCGCTCAACGGTTTCACAGGATACACGAATCATTCGCATTCTATTTGTTCATCATCCATCCTCCTTCCCTTCGAAAGAAACTGAGATTCATTGAAACGTTCTTTTCACGATAAAAAAGCGTTTTGTGCTAATGTAGCTCGAATGAAGATGAAACTGAAAAGCGCTCGCTCGCGAGACAAGAATAGAATTGTTACGAATTTTATAGTGTTAGATGATAGAAGGGGAAGAGGAAATCGTACGAAgaattgacaatttgaaaatgcattttcttttttccttcgttctctccttttttcctcttttttttcatcACGTGTAACGCGATAGTTtttcttcgcacgattcacatCTCCATTTTCGCATCTATGCGTGACAACATCTGgtgtgtgtgtgtacgtgtTACGTGTATGCGCGTGTCTCtctgtgtatgtatgtacgtatgtacgtgtatgtatgtacgtgtgtgtgtgtaattAAAAGACGACCTTATTCCGAGGAATCACACGAATTTCATTGGTATACTGCATACATTGGTGTTACTAGGAAAAGCCGAGGGTGGGTTTAGCCCTTCTTAAACGACAAAttagaaatgtttaattttctctaaaaattcaaactcgtaaatttctaaatcctcgagtccctaaatttccaaattaccaattttccaaagcgACTTTATTACGCCTTAGCCCACCCCAGACAAAAGACCTAGTTACACCGACGACAGCATCTTGTGCTTAGCATAACGTATGCCTAGCATATCGCGCGTATTAGTTAAAAATCGAACACGCGGCACCACCTTCAATAAGAAAAGTCTATCGAAGAGAAGAACACATCACGATGTAATATACGTCAGCGTGTAACAACAGCCATAGTCTACGAATTAGAGCAAGAACATCGGCATTTGTGACTAATTCTGTGTTCGTCTTAAATATGCGTATCTATTGTCGCTGCTATTAATCTTGTTCGTTAAAAAACAATCACTCTCTCGATCGCTATATTACATTTCCAATTGTTCTGTGTTTGGTCCCACGAAATTGCAcgattaaatgttttatttctaACTATGGGCCAATTCTCTTTTCTAAACGTTTCTCCGCAATAAAATAATTAGCGTAGTATCAATTTCGAGGGAATGCTATGAAACGAAGCTAGAGAAACGAACGACGATAATTGACCAATTGAAGCGGTTAAAAAATTGCATTGCATTCGATTGACTTTCGTCGGAATAAGGCATGCCGCAGTGTAACAAATATCAAAGAACGACATCGTCTTGGTATCTTGGAAGTCGAAAGATTAGAAGACGCTCCAAAGATTGGCCAGAGGAAGGTCTCGCCGCAAATAAAATGTcacttgtttaaaaataaaatttgcagcgCAGTTTTCTTTTTAGTAATTGTTTTCCAATCCGAGTCGTTGTTCAAACAAGAGAGCTATAAAACGATTTCTCTCCGCATCGTTATCACTACGTTTCAACAAGACGTCTGAGTGTTTCCACGCTTCATTTAGCGATACAGCATAAATTTGTTTTTGTTATATACCTAAATATTTCGCGTTTCGGAGTATCTGAAAATAGAGATATCtagcatttatttttatacactaAATTTGTTGGTAACTTTCGGATACCTCCCTCTAACAACAAGTGAATTCTTTCCCGTTGCGAGACTAAAGTTCAGACTACCATTATCTATTTTCTTATATCTTATGTATAAGTCGTATCAAAATCAAGAAAAAAATAGGTTTTGCATATGGACGATAACGAACATGACGATACAAGAATCTTTTTTCACTATCGTTCATGTGttagtttttttttcttctttttttctatttttgcttttttttcttttcttttgtttcgTCTTTAAGGAAGTGAACACCGCAAACTTTCGTCGAGCTTCGAAACAAACGCCGATCAAAAGCTTGTACCACACGCATCGTCCTCGTTTCTCGTACCATTTTCTAGTAAAGCTTTATCTTCACATTGTAAGCCTaggtacgtatacatatatgtctatatatatatacatatatatatacacaaatGACAACAAAAGTAACTCCGTTGTTTGACAGCCTCTATCGCGAAATCAAAGACAGACATTAACTGTCCCGATTAGGGTGCTTGGCAAGGAATCGTCGAGGCCAGGGTAAAGGCCAATCGTATTGTCGTGGCACCGTGCCGCCCACGTTTTTCTCGAAATACTTAAAAATAGGAAACCACCAGAGTCGGGCCAGAAAGTTGTTTGGTTCGTATTGCtggaaaaaatttcagaattatttcTTTTTGGTTTATCGATATGAACATTTACTTGTCGCGATATCTATCCGACGAATATACGCGTTGTTTCTTTCGTATCTCCGGATGTAGCATGTATAATGAATTCTACGACAATtgtctattattaatataaaagcaTTGGCATGAAAACACAACTTACCTTAAGATGCGAATTATTAGCTAACGTATGATAAATATACCATAAGCGCGTAGTTACGTAGTATGCTATAAGGACGTCCACGGTATAATGTCCGTGAGCCACCAAAACCATAATTACCCCGACAAGAACAGTAATACCAGCTAACCAATGTATCAGTTGACATCTTCTCGGAGAAtctgcaattttaattatccTTTCAGACGATTCTTATGCGCTACCGATAAATAGTATAACCGAAAGATAGACGATATACAATTGATACGTACACTCCTTGATAATCAGGTAACTAAGTACAAGCACGACCGTGTGACCGCTGTAAATATAATCCCCGCAATAAGTGTGCTTGCCGTTTATAGACAAGCCGAAGCCTGAAATCAGCTGCAGTACCCTCTTGGTAACGAGAAGCGGACTCGTGTTGTTCGCTTTCGGACTGCAAAAATACGTTTTGCTAGCCACAGGCAGTACCGTTACGTACATCGTGATGCTTCTCATCATATAGAGCAGCCCCATCAAAAGAAATATTCGCCTAACAACGATAAATCTGAAAGAATGAAAATATACTTTTAAAGTCGATAGGAAGTATACTTTTAAAGTCGATCGTGCTTTCGTAACACATACCTATGCTTATGAAAGATAATAAAAACCATCGCTGAGTTAGACAGTATCATAATCAAAATTTCTGATACGTTGAGAGCCCAATCCTGAGCGGCGACATTGTCCAACACGACATCCGGAAGCGGACCGTATGTGTTCCGATCGGGGACTCGCTCGTGCACCATTGCGAGGGACGCAGTGGTCAGTATAAAGTTCACGACCATAAATAAAAATG
This Megachile rotundata isolate GNS110a chromosome 7, iyMegRotu1, whole genome shotgun sequence DNA region includes the following protein-coding sequences:
- the LOC100877638 gene encoding phosphatidylcholine:ceramide cholinephosphotransferase 2 isoform X1: MEAVRKKLHAKITETRLFGGSRNDENEMLQLRSCSERSVIDVPLNAELDTRRMVLDPKVTSLHSDYGSFDRALGAGEGHERDVEATVDGSSNGMAQSSDVYQRQPLLPGAPTKGKDKWAGVASGSDYYVDDEDEKIDSLGRHPGIPNGSGNGVVKLDIPAPLREEPRFPKEKWKTFLAFLFMVVNFILTTASLAMVHERVPDRNTYGPLPDVVLDNVAAQDWALNVSEILIMILSNSAMVFIIFHKHRFIVVRRIFLLMGLLYMMRSITMYVTVLPVASKTYFCSPKANNTSPLLVTKRVLQLISGFGLSINGKHTYCGDYIYSGHTVVLVLSYLIIKEYSPRRCQLIHWLAGITVLVGVIMVLVAHGHYTVDVLIAYYVTTRLWYIYHTLANNSHLKQYEPNNFLARLWWFPIFKYFEKNVGGTVPRQYDWPLPWPRRFLAKHPNRDS
- the LOC100877638 gene encoding phosphatidylcholine:ceramide cholinephosphotransferase 2 isoform X2, with the protein product MMKLQLLVIETDYCWRKALLRMVLDPKVTSLHSDYGSFDRALGAGEGHERDVEATVDGSSNGMAQSSDVYQRQPLLPGAPTKGKDKWAGVASGSDYYVDDEDEKIDSLGRHPGIPNGSGNGVVKLDIPAPLREEPRFPKEKWKTFLAFLFMVVNFILTTASLAMVHERVPDRNTYGPLPDVVLDNVAAQDWALNVSEILIMILSNSAMVFIIFHKHRFIVVRRIFLLMGLLYMMRSITMYVTVLPVASKTYFCSPKANNTSPLLVTKRVLQLISGFGLSINGKHTYCGDYIYSGHTVVLVLSYLIIKEYSPRRCQLIHWLAGITVLVGVIMVLVAHGHYTVDVLIAYYVTTRLWYIYHTLANNSHLKQYEPNNFLARLWWFPIFKYFEKNVGGTVPRQYDWPLPWPRRFLAKHPNRDS
- the LOC100877638 gene encoding phosphatidylcholine:ceramide cholinephosphotransferase 2 isoform X6, whose translation is MMVLDPKVTSLHSDYGSFDRALGAGEGHERDVEATVDGSSNGMAQSSDVYQRQPLLPGAPTKGKDKWAGVASGSDYYVDDEDEKIDSLGRHPGIPNGSGNGVVKLDIPAPLREEPRFPKEKWKTFLAFLFMVVNFILTTASLAMVHERVPDRNTYGPLPDVVLDNVAAQDWALNVSEILIMILSNSAMVFIIFHKHRFIVVRRIFLLMGLLYMMRSITMYVTVLPVASKTYFCSPKANNTSPLLVTKRVLQLISGFGLSINGKHTYCGDYIYSGHTVVLVLSYLIIKEYSPRRCQLIHWLAGITVLVGVIMVLVAHGHYTVDVLIAYYVTTRLWYIYHTLANNSHLKQYEPNNFLARLWWFPIFKYFEKNVGGTVPRQYDWPLPWPRRFLAKHPNRDS
- the LOC100877638 gene encoding phosphatidylcholine:ceramide cholinephosphotransferase 2 isoform X3; the encoded protein is MHKLRLPVKVELPSALTRMVLDPKVTSLHSDYGSFDRALGAGEGHERDVEATVDGSSNGMAQSSDVYQRQPLLPGAPTKGKDKWAGVASGSDYYVDDEDEKIDSLGRHPGIPNGSGNGVVKLDIPAPLREEPRFPKEKWKTFLAFLFMVVNFILTTASLAMVHERVPDRNTYGPLPDVVLDNVAAQDWALNVSEILIMILSNSAMVFIIFHKHRFIVVRRIFLLMGLLYMMRSITMYVTVLPVASKTYFCSPKANNTSPLLVTKRVLQLISGFGLSINGKHTYCGDYIYSGHTVVLVLSYLIIKEYSPRRCQLIHWLAGITVLVGVIMVLVAHGHYTVDVLIAYYVTTRLWYIYHTLANNSHLKQYEPNNFLARLWWFPIFKYFEKNVGGTVPRQYDWPLPWPRRFLAKHPNRDS
- the LOC100877638 gene encoding phosphatidylcholine:ceramide cholinephosphotransferase 2 isoform X7, whose protein sequence is MVLDPKVTSLHSDYGSFDRALGAGEGHERDVEATVDGSSNGMAQSSDVYQRQPLLPGAPTKGKDKWAGVASGSDYYVDDEDEKIDSLGRHPGIPNGSGNGVVKLDIPAPLREEPRFPKEKWKTFLAFLFMVVNFILTTASLAMVHERVPDRNTYGPLPDVVLDNVAAQDWALNVSEILIMILSNSAMVFIIFHKHRFIVVRRIFLLMGLLYMMRSITMYVTVLPVASKTYFCSPKANNTSPLLVTKRVLQLISGFGLSINGKHTYCGDYIYSGHTVVLVLSYLIIKEYSPRRCQLIHWLAGITVLVGVIMVLVAHGHYTVDVLIAYYVTTRLWYIYHTLANNSHLKQYEPNNFLARLWWFPIFKYFEKNVGGTVPRQYDWPLPWPRRFLAKHPNRDS
- the LOC100877638 gene encoding phosphatidylcholine:ceramide cholinephosphotransferase 2 isoform X5, whose amino-acid sequence is MKSVQSVILLDVMVLDPKVTSLHSDYGSFDRALGAGEGHERDVEATVDGSSNGMAQSSDVYQRQPLLPGAPTKGKDKWAGVASGSDYYVDDEDEKIDSLGRHPGIPNGSGNGVVKLDIPAPLREEPRFPKEKWKTFLAFLFMVVNFILTTASLAMVHERVPDRNTYGPLPDVVLDNVAAQDWALNVSEILIMILSNSAMVFIIFHKHRFIVVRRIFLLMGLLYMMRSITMYVTVLPVASKTYFCSPKANNTSPLLVTKRVLQLISGFGLSINGKHTYCGDYIYSGHTVVLVLSYLIIKEYSPRRCQLIHWLAGITVLVGVIMVLVAHGHYTVDVLIAYYVTTRLWYIYHTLANNSHLKQYEPNNFLARLWWFPIFKYFEKNVGGTVPRQYDWPLPWPRRFLAKHPNRDS
- the LOC100877638 gene encoding phosphatidylcholine:ceramide cholinephosphotransferase 2 isoform X4, coding for MQNSILEVAPSSVRRMVLDPKVTSLHSDYGSFDRALGAGEGHERDVEATVDGSSNGMAQSSDVYQRQPLLPGAPTKGKDKWAGVASGSDYYVDDEDEKIDSLGRHPGIPNGSGNGVVKLDIPAPLREEPRFPKEKWKTFLAFLFMVVNFILTTASLAMVHERVPDRNTYGPLPDVVLDNVAAQDWALNVSEILIMILSNSAMVFIIFHKHRFIVVRRIFLLMGLLYMMRSITMYVTVLPVASKTYFCSPKANNTSPLLVTKRVLQLISGFGLSINGKHTYCGDYIYSGHTVVLVLSYLIIKEYSPRRCQLIHWLAGITVLVGVIMVLVAHGHYTVDVLIAYYVTTRLWYIYHTLANNSHLKQYEPNNFLARLWWFPIFKYFEKNVGGTVPRQYDWPLPWPRRFLAKHPNRDS